The genomic segment TCTGTTCTACAATCTGACCTTGATCCATAAACATAACCCTGTGTGCAACACTTTTGGCAAAACCCATTTCATGGGTAACAACAATCATGGTCATTCCTTCCTGTGCCAGGCTTATCATAACATCAAGCACTTCTTTTACCATTTCAGGATCAAGGGCTGAGGTAGGTTCATCAAAAAGCATGACCTTGGGCTTCATGCACAGGCTTCTTGCAATGGCAACCCTCTGCTGCTGCCCTCCTGAAAGCTGTCCAGGATATTTATCAGCCTGCTCTGCTATATGAACCTTTTCAAGATAATACATGGCTGTTTCTTCAGCTTCAGCTTTGGGAATCTTGCGAACCCACAAGGGGCCGAGGGAGAGGTTTTCCAGGATGGTCAGATGAGGGAACAGGTTGAAATGCTGAAACACCATACCCACTTCCTCACGGATTTTTTCAATATTTTTAATGTTATTGGTAAGTTCAATACCGTCAACAATGATTTTTCCCCGCTGGTGTTCTTCAAGCCGGTTTATACAGCGAATCATGGTTGACTTTCCTGAACCTGACGGACCGCATACAACAATACGCTCTTTCTGTTGAACTGTAAGATTAATGTCTTTCAGCACATGAAATTCACCATACCATTTGTGCATATTGATAATCTTTATAATTCCGTCATCAGACTGTGAATTTTCTTTTGGATTTGTTTGGATTTGATTCATAGGTTTCTGCTTAATATACTTTTGTTTTTATTCATGTTCCCAAATCAGGTGCTTTGGGTTTAAGTACTCAATTCTTTTTCCAGTTTTCTGCTCCAGGTTGACATAAAATAGCAGCATACAAAATATATAACAGCAACAAATATATAAGCTTCCGTAGAAAACCCCATCCATTTGGGGTTGGAAAGGGTTGACTGGGTTGTTTTTAATACATCGTACAGGGCTATGATAACTACCAGGGATGTATCTTTAAAAGCAGATATAAGAACACTGACTGTAGGCGGTATGACGATCTTCAGGGCCTGGGGTAAAATTATAAGGCGCATGGTCTGGAAATAATTTAATCCTATGGAATCAGCTGCTTCATACTGCCCTCTTGGAATTGCCTGAAGTCCTCCTCTTACCACTTCTGCAACATAAGCTGCTGTAAACATGATAATTGCAGCCTGTGCCCTGAATATTTTATTTAGGGTTATGCCTTCAGGAAGAAAAAGAGGGAAAATAATAGCTGACATAAAAAGAAGGCTGATAAGGGGAACACCCCGTATCAGCTCAATATATACAATACTGAGAACCTTGATTACAGGCATTTTTGACTGACGGCCCAGGGCAAGAGCAATGCCTAGGGGATAGGCGGCAGTCAGGCCAAACACAGATAGGATTAAAGTCAGGGGAAGTCCGCCCCACTGGGTACTTTCCACAGGTTCCAGACCAAGCCCTCCTTTCATAAGCAGTCCCATGATAAAAAAGCCTGAAATCCAGATATAAAACAGGGTTTTATTCCAGAAATTCCGGTTTCTGGATATAATAAGAAGAACTGCCAGCAGGATCATAGCCAAAAGGGGTCTCCATTGCTGATCTGCCGGATAAAATCCAAATATTATAAATTGTATATTTGCAGGAATAATAGACCAGCAGGCACCTCCTGACTGATGGCACTCAGTGCCTGTGGACATCCACAGGCTGTCAATAAAAGCCCACCTGAAAAGAGGAGGAATTGTTTTCCAGAAAAAAAATAATACTGCAAGGGTCAGGATTGAATTAAACCAGTTATTAAAAAGGTTTGCCTTAATCCATCCAATAATGCCCACATTGATTATGGGAGGCTTTAAATCTTCAAAATTATTTAATTCTTTGGTATTCAATATTATCTTTCCACAAGTTTGCTTTTTTTATTATACCAGTTCATAAATATTGAGGTTGTCAGGCTGAAAAACAGATAAACAGCCATTATCATGGCAACACCTTCTATAGCCTGTCCTGTCTGATTAATACTTGTATTTGCAACTGATACAAAATCAGGAAAACCAATAGCTACGCCAAGAGAACTGTTTTTGGTAAGGTTGAGCATCTGGCTTGTTAAAGGTGGAATTATAACCCTGAGAGCCTGGGGCAGGATAACCAGGTTTAAGATATGTCCTGGTTTTAGACCAATGGACATAGCTGCCTCTGTCTGACCCCGGCTTACTGACTGAATTCCTGCTCTTACAATTTCTGCAACAAATGCAGCAGTGTAAAGAACAAGACCAAGCAGAAGGGCTGAAAATTCAGGGGTTACGATCATTCCGCCTTGAAAATTAAAGCCTTTAAGCTCAGGCATATTCATTTTTGCAGGCGCTCCCCCTAATATCCATACAATAAAAGGAGCAAGTATAAGAACAAGAAGCGAAACCCGAAAAACTGGAAATGGTTTACCTGTTTTTTCCTGGCGTTTTTTTGCCCACAGTCTTATTAACCATACCAGAACACATGCAGAAATAAATGCTGCCAGCATGTATGAGTGAACTGGATGAGACTGGGGAACAGCAAAAATAAGCCCCCTGTTGCTGAGAAACAGGCCGGTAAACGGGTTAAGAGCCTGTTTTGGAGACGGCAGTACATCATAAAATACTGTGTACCAGAAAAACAATTGAAGCAGTACTGGAATATCTTGCAGCACTTCAATATAAACTGCTGCCAGCTTTGACACAAGCCAGTTTGTTGATAAACGGGCAATTCCAATCAATGTTCCAAGTAAAACTGTCAGGATAATACCAATAAATGAAACCTTTAAGGTATTTAAAACACCTACTGCCAAAGCACGGGCATAAGTGTCAGCAGCAGAATATGAGATTAAAGATTCACCTATTTCAAAAGCAGCTTCTTTTCCCAGAAATCCAAATCCTGTGGCAATTGCCTGGCGTTCAAGGTTTTTAACAGTATTGTTAAATAAAAAATAACCTGCGCCAAGAATAAGACACAATGCCGCTGCCTGGAAAAAGATTGATCGTTTTTCAGGATCATGCCAGAAAAATATTTTAGTTATATTTTCAGAATCCAGGTCAGAGTTTTCCATAGTCTTTGATTGTCCTGCTGAATTAGAAATATTTCAATGTCTGCAGGGGCAGAGAACTGCCCCTGAATTTTAACAATAAAAAATTATTTAAACGGGGGAGAATACATCAGACCGCCGTCAGTCCACAGGGCATTTAAACCCCTTGCAATACCCAGAGATGTATTTGCTCCTACATTGCGCTCAAAAACTTCTCCGTAATTTCCAACCTGTTTTATTATATTGTATGCAAATTTTTCATCAAGTCCCAAAGCTGCTCCATTACCAGGGGTAACACCTAAAAAACGCTGGATTTTAGGATTATTGCTTTTAAGCATTTCATCAACATTGGCAGAGGTAATTCCCAGTTCCTCTGCATTAATCATAGCAAGAACAGAGTAATTGACAATATCTTTCCATTGTTCATCACCATGGCGAACAGCAGGTGCCAGTGGTTCTTTGAGATAATTTCAGGCAAAATAATATAGTCAGAAGGATTAGGAGCAACAGCACGGGTTCCTGCAAGCTGTGAGGCATCAGAGGTCAGGCAGTCGCATCTTCCTGCAAAAAAGGCTTTTGCAAGTTCTGCAGTCTGCTCTATTACAACAGGTTTCCATTTAAGACCATTTGACCGGAAATAGTCAGCAGCATTCAGTTCTGTTGTGGTTCCAGGCAGAACACATACTGTTGCCCCGTCAAGTTCTTTAGCATTTTTAACACCCAGTTTTTTTGAAACCAGGAAACCCTGACCATCATAATAATTCACCTGTGCAAAATCCAGGCCCAGGGAAGTATCTCTGCTCAAGGTCTGGGTTGCATTACGGCATAAAACATCTATCTCCCCTGATTGAAGAGCTGTAAAACGCTGAACTGCTGTCAAAGGGATAAATTTTACCTTTTGAGCATCTCCAAATACAGCAGCAGCAACAGCACGGCCTGTATCCACATCAAGCCCTTTCCATACGCCTTTTTCATCAGGCATACCAAAACCAAAAAGGCTTCCATTTACACCAACCTGGACAAATCCTTTTTTCTTCACAGCATCAAAGGTTTCACCAGCCATCAAGGATACGGGCAGTGCAATAGCTCCGGCAAGCAGAATAACCAGATAGAGTTTAAAGAATTTTTTCATGCTTAAAGTTCCTCCTTAATTAATTTAGGTTTAAATAACTTATAATTCCATAAAATATTCTACTATCAAAAATTTTATTTTTTGGAAATCAAAAAATGAATATATTTCATCAAATATATTTTAAATTCAATTCTGTATTAGCATACAAATATTGTTTTTTACAATAAATATAATAAAATTCATTTGTAAGGCATGACTTTTTATACAGGAGCTATTATAATACATATAAATAGCTGCAGGAGTTTTTCCTGGCAGCCTTTTTTATTTCCATAAATTTAAAGGAGGAATTATTATGCTGATAGTGATGGACAAAACCGCAACCCAGGAACAGATTGACAGGGTAATTGGTTCTATAGAAAAAAAAGGATATACAGCCCGCCCTATACCAGGCGGAGACCGTATGGCAATCGGCGTGCTTCGTAACAAGGGTGCAGTTGATGCTTCTTTGTTTCTTGGTTTGGAAGGTGTTAAGGATGTAGTCCCTGTAACCCGTGCCTATAAACTGGTGAGCCGTGAATTTCAGCCTGAAGATACTGTTATCAAGGTTAGAGATGCAGTAATTGGAAATGGTCATATGGCAATTATTGCAGGTCCGTGTGCTGTTGAAAGTGAGATCCAGGCTCTGACCATTGCAGAACATGTGAAAAAAGCCGGGGCAGATTTGTTCAGGGGAGGAGCCTTTAAACCCCGCACATCTCCATATTCCTTCCAGGGGCTTGGAGAACAGGGATTGAAGATTTTGGCAAAGGTCAGGGAAGAAACAGGGCTGGGGATTATTACCGAGGTTATGGATTATGAAACATTTGATATGGTGGAAGAATATTCTGATATAATCCAGATTGGAACCAGGAATATGCAGAATTTCAGTCTGTTAAAAAGAGCAGGCCATGCAAAAAAACCTGTATGTCTAAAAAGGGGTATGGCAGCAACCATTGATGAATGGCTTATGGCAGCAGAATATATTATGGAAGGGGGCAACACCCAGGTTATCCTTTGTGAACGAGGGGTTCGCACCTTTGTTAATCACAGCCGCAATACTCTTGATGTATCTGCCGTGCCAGTAGTAAGAAAAGAAAGTCATCTGCCCATTATTATTGATCCCAGTCATGCAGCAGGCCGGAGAGATCAGGTAATTCCCCTGAGCCGGGCTTCAGTTGCAGCAGGTGCCCATGGTCTTATGGTTGAGGTTCATCATGATCCTGACAATGCAATGAGCGACGGTGCCCAGTCTCTTTATCCCAGCCAGTTTGAAAGCCTTTGCAGACAGGTTGATTCAATTTATAAACTTCTTAACAATACAGGACAGGATAATCTTTAAATTTATTCCCTGCATGATATTTTCAAATCAGATAACACAACTTCTAGATCAATGCTTCCATGTCTGCAGGGATTTTTTTTGAATTAATAATTACAGGTTTGGATTTATTGGGAACATATATGGAAAGAGATGTGGAATGAAGCCCCAGCCTGTGAAAATTGAGTTTTGTTTGTAAATATTTTACAGCACTCGATGTTCCGTAACGGCTGTCTCCTGCAATTGAGTGCCCTGCCAGTGCGGCATGTCTTCTAATCTGATGTTTTCTGCCTGTCATAAGTTCGCATTCAACCAGGGAATATAGTTTAGACTGTCTAATCACCTTATATCCGGTTTGTGAGGGCATTTTTTTTCCTGCACCAGCCGGATTTGATCTTCCCCCTGGCTTTTTGGACAGGGGCCATGTCCATAATCCCTGTTTTTTTTTAATCTGTC from the Desulfonema limicola genome contains:
- a CDS encoding RluA family pseudouridine synthase, which encodes MICNNIPILDSGKGWLAVDKPSGMSIHNDPGYDLCSVIAEYIKDNPDFAEQTAFNPEFGVNPVHRLDKLTSGVILMACTVESFYWFSKQFENRSAGKKYIAIVHGQIKKKQGLWTWPLSKKPGGRSNPAGAGKKMPSQTGYKVIRQSKLYSLVECELMTGRKHQIRRHAALAGHSIAGDSRYGTSSAVKYLQTKLNFHRLGLHSTSLSIYVPNKSKPVIINSKKIPADMEALI
- a CDS encoding amino acid ABC transporter permease, producing the protein MNTKELNNFEDLKPPIINVGIIGWIKANLFNNWFNSILTLAVLFFFWKTIPPLFRWAFIDSLWMSTGTECHQSGGACWSIIPANIQFIIFGFYPADQQWRPLLAMILLAVLLIISRNRNFWNKTLFYIWISGFFIMGLLMKGGLGLEPVESTQWGGLPLTLILSVFGLTAAYPLGIALALGRQSKMPVIKVLSIVYIELIRGVPLISLLFMSAIIFPLFLPEGITLNKIFRAQAAIIMFTAAYVAEVVRGGLQAIPRGQYEAADSIGLNYFQTMRLIILPQALKIVIPPTVSVLISAFKDTSLVVIIALYDVLKTTQSTLSNPKWMGFSTEAYIFVAVIYFVCCYFMSTWSRKLEKELST
- a CDS encoding amino acid ABC transporter permease encodes the protein MENSDLDSENITKIFFWHDPEKRSIFFQAAALCLILGAGYFLFNNTVKNLERQAIATGFGFLGKEAAFEIGESLISYSAADTYARALAVGVLNTLKVSFIGIILTVLLGTLIGIARLSTNWLVSKLAAVYIEVLQDIPVLLQLFFWYTVFYDVLPSPKQALNPFTGLFLSNRGLIFAVPQSHPVHSYMLAAFISACVLVWLIRLWAKKRQEKTGKPFPVFRVSLLVLILAPFIVWILGGAPAKMNMPELKGFNFQGGMIVTPEFSALLLGLVLYTAAFVAEIVRAGIQSVSRGQTEAAMSIGLKPGHILNLVILPQALRVIIPPLTSQMLNLTKNSSLGVAIGFPDFVSVANTSINQTGQAIEGVAMIMAVYLFFSLTTSIFMNWYNKKSKLVER
- a CDS encoding amino acid ABC transporter substrate-binding protein, whose protein sequence is MKKFFKLYLVILLAGAIALPVSLMAGETFDAVKKKGFVQVGVNGSLFGFGMPDEKGVWKGLDVDTGRAVAAAVFGDAQKVKFIPLTAVQRFTALQSGEIDVLCRNATQTLSRDTSLGLDFAQVNYYDGQGFLVSKKLGVKNAKELDGATVCVLPGTTTELNAADYFRSNGLKWKPVVIEQTAELAKAFFAGRCDCLTSDASQLAGTRAVAPNPSDYIILPEIISKNHWHLLFAMVMNNGKILSITLFLL
- the aroF gene encoding 3-deoxy-7-phosphoheptulonate synthase encodes the protein MLIVMDKTATQEQIDRVIGSIEKKGYTARPIPGGDRMAIGVLRNKGAVDASLFLGLEGVKDVVPVTRAYKLVSREFQPEDTVIKVRDAVIGNGHMAIIAGPCAVESEIQALTIAEHVKKAGADLFRGGAFKPRTSPYSFQGLGEQGLKILAKVREETGLGIITEVMDYETFDMVEEYSDIIQIGTRNMQNFSLLKRAGHAKKPVCLKRGMAATIDEWLMAAEYIMEGGNTQVILCERGVRTFVNHSRNTLDVSAVPVVRKESHLPIIIDPSHAAGRRDQVIPLSRASVAAGAHGLMVEVHHDPDNAMSDGAQSLYPSQFESLCRQVDSIYKLLNNTGQDNL
- a CDS encoding amino acid ABC transporter ATP-binding protein, with translation MIKIINMHKWYGEFHVLKDINLTVQQKERIVVCGPSGSGKSTMIRCINRLEEHQRGKIIVDGIELTNNIKNIEKIREEVGMVFQHFNLFPHLTILENLSLGPLWVRKIPKAEAEETAMYYLEKVHIAEQADKYPGQLSGGQQQRVAIARSLCMKPKVMLFDEPTSALDPEMVKEVLDVMISLAQEGMTMIVVTHEMGFAKSVAHRVMFMDQGQIVEQNSPDEFFDNPQNERTRLFLSQILH